The sequence below is a genomic window from Ficedula albicollis isolate OC2 chromosome 2, FicAlb1.5, whole genome shotgun sequence.
TTTCTGAGTCTCAGGGCAGAAGCTCTTTCTCTATATTCTTGGTTGAGTGAGCACATCCAGGTGTGAAATTGTTTGCACACCCCAGCACCTCTTATATTGCCAGCAAAATTAGCTGTTATTACTGTCACTGTTTAGTGATGGTTAGCTTgataaaaaaaacctgctgtaaTCAAGACCTGGCGCATCTTTGCAAATTACAGATAATTGTAAACGTCCAGATTATGATAATAGCATCCTAATCCAGCCTGCAATATAATTATTACAGAGTGTTACATCTGAAACTGTCCAGTAGGGCTAATTCAGCCATTATTTAGACCCTATTTTTGCACTGCAAATGGGTTGCTGAGTTGAAAATGTACGATTGTAATTTCACGGGGCACTCAATGAGTAATGGTATAGGgagggaaaaatacaaaagtgaAATGTGAACAGTAGCGATCAAATCAAACTCTGAAGGACAAAAGACTGTTTGATTCATAGGGAATGAGAAGAGCGGGAATTAAGAAAATAGCAAATCAGTGGTCTGCAGCGTTACGTGTCCAAATCTCAACGACTGCGAGCCTGATGTGCAGTCAGGGACTGCAGGTTCGGCTCCCGCCTTGCAGCAGTCCTCCTCTCGGCTCGGCTCTTCCCGGCAGCCTCTCCCCGGCACCCGAAGCATCCCCGAGCTCCCCACCCATCCCCAAAAGAGGGCTCGCCGTTGTCTTGTGCCTCCTCTCAGGTGGCTGAACGTCACTTTCGGGCAAAAAGCCTCGGGAGGTTGGGAACCGGGCGGAGGAGAGCGCGGGGTGCGGGACGCCAGCGCCGGGCACTCCGCGGCGGGCTGCGGAGCCGCGGCCTCCTGCGCACCCGCTGGACCGGTCCTCAGGGGTCCTCAGGGAAATTATCACAGAACCGGCACGAttgtaattaattaatcaaaagAGCCTGGCTAACAGGACTACCTGCAGCTAGCGAGGTTAACTCACTGGGCTAGCTGGCTTTCGACTCCTGATTAACTTTTATTGACCCTGGACACGAAATACACAAAcctgcttcattttttaatgacCTAAATCATCAAAGCGCGGTTGCCGCCCGACCGGTTAGTCTCCGGTTCGTCTCCGCAGGGTCCAGATGAGAAGATGCAGCGCCCGAGGCCGGCCCCatgggcaggagagctgccGCCCCGGCCCTTGCTGGCCTCTGCCGACCGCTGCCTCTCCTGACAGCCCGCAGTCCCATTCTGCGCCCTTTTCTCCATGCGAATTAGTAAAAAGCAGAACGCTCAGCAGATAGAGCGAGGCGAAAGCCTTATAAAAAGCGCTTTACGGTGCGTATCGAGGAGACCGTACGATAGAGCGAGGTGAAAGCCCTATAAAAAGCGCTTTACGGTGCGTATCGAGGAGACCGTAAAGATCTCCTGGAATGGGAGGGCCAGCTCCGCAACCGGGCAGAGGATGCCACTGCAAAGCAGGAAGCCGGGTCAGGATCCGGTCCGGAGAGGCTGGCTGAGCCATCCTGCAAAACTCAGGCTGGGGTTTAGACAGCCTCCCCGGAGCGCCGAGAGGCAGGCGGCAGCGGGAGAGGAATGAGAAGCCACCCTCAATCTCGTCTTCGCCAAATGCTCAATCCGTCACAGATTCTGGCCGGGGCCGTCATTCTGGGCCCTCACATGAAAGTGAGTAAGGAGGTGAGGGAGCCGTGAGTTTTACTGGCGGCCTTGAAGGTCGTGTCAGTGGAAGGTGTTCTCACAGACAGCCGGGGAGTGGATGTGTGGTGGGATTTATCAGGTCTGTATTCCAGGCTGATAAACTATTGTTTATCCTCCCTGAATCGCATATAAATAGACACGCCACTGAACAAAGAGAACTATTTAACTGGTGCGACACAGATTCTCCctaaaagaagagagagaaatagaggCTTAATGTAAACTTCGCGTTTCCTATTTTCACGGCTTTTATCTGACCTATAAAACAGGTTATTGAGTTACTGCAAGCAATCACTTAAATGACTGAAAGCAAGAAGAGGAGTTCCCACACATACCCCCCCGCTCCAATTTTCCTGAAGCAATAGATCTCCTTTCCGTAATCCACAACCGAAACACCTAAAGTCTGTCAGTCGCAAAATTGCGTGGCAGAAATCTTTAATTGATGCCACATGTGGGATGCACTCTGGGGACACAGCGCTGCCGGCGGTGGAGCGGGCAGAGCGCGGAGGCCCGCGCAGGCAGCGCGGCCGCGGGGGAGACCGAGGCGAGTAAGAGGGCGTCAGGAACGCCTGACAAACAGGCTGCCCTGCCGCGGTGACAGGTTGGAGGGggtgtgttttctttccccgggaaggagcaggagggaagccGAGGCGCTCGGCGAGGAGGCAGCACGTCCCGGCCGAAGGCTGTGCCCGCGGGCGGCGCGGGCAGATGCCCGGGCAGGGACTGGGGGGTCGGGAGGAACGGGAAGATGCTCCTCCCGCTGCCGTAGGTGGGGGCGGTGGGCACTGTGTGCGTCTGGGTGTGGGGGATGTAGGTGTGCATCCCAACCGGGGGCCAGCGCAGCCGGGGGTGGGTGTGCTGTGCGTGTGAGAGCCCCGGGGGCGCAGGCAGGGTCCGGAGCGCTCGATCTGGAGAAGCAGGgtctgcaggctgctctgtgcctgtatgtctgtgtgcctgtatgtctgtgtgcctgtgtgtctgtgtgcctgtgtgtctgtgtgcctgtgtgtgtgtgtgtgtgtctggcCCTGTGGCTGAGCCCTGGAGCCGCTCGGCACCCACAGGAATGTGGCTCCTCTCGGCTCCCCGAACTGCCCCGGCTCCACATGGAAGTGGCCgccaggaaaacagaagggaggggaagatgtctgtgtgcctgtatgtctgtgtgcctgtgtgtctgtgtgcctgtgtgtctgtgtgcctgtgtgtgtgtgtgtgtgtctggcCCTGTGGCTGAGCCCTGGAGCCGCTCGGCACCCACAGGAATGTGGCTCCTCTCGGCTCCCCGAACTGCCCCGGCTCCACATGGAAGTGGCCgccaggaaaacagaagggaggggaagagggggaGGGGCGGGGAAAGCCCCGAGCCAGCAATCCGCCGAGCCCAAACCCAACATCAGACAAAGGACAGTTCATGCCATCCTTTTCCCGGGAAAGCAAGGGGGGAGGCCTGGCCGAGCTAGGCTCCCTCCGGCCGCCGCCGGGGCCCAGGGGGTGCAGCCAGGCGGGAAGAGGCGCCGGGGTGTGCCTGCCTTGCCTGGGTGTGCGGGGACAGGAGCATCCCCCTCTGCCCGGGGCTCTCCCGGGTGCACCCAGGCGGGAAGAGGCGCCGGGGTGTGCCTGCCTTGCCTGGGTGTGCGGGGACAGGAGCATCCCCCTCTGCCCGGGGCTCTCCCAGAGGGGCGGACGGCCCTAGACTCTGAGTGCTCATCGAGGCCCGAGCTACGCCACAGGGAGCCCCGCCGAGGGCATTTCTTATCCACTCGAGGGAAGGGATGCCACGCATTTCCCGACCGGCCCAACACCAGCCCGctctgggaggaggagaaattaAGCAGGGAGAGAGTCCGGCATAGAAACCCAGCCGAGCTGACTCGGCTGGCTTGGAGAAGCGAGCGATGCCTAGTCCAGCGGCAGTACGAATCTCTGCCCGGCATGCTGCCTGCCGGCATTCCGCCTTCCCGGAGCTGTTCCTGCGCTGTCCGCCCGGGCCGTCCCGGCCCCGGCAGGTTACCGTAACCCAACAGCCCCGCGGCAGCTCCTCTAAGAAAGGGGTGGGTGGACCCACCTGGGAAATTGACTTCCACCTCTTGTGTCCAAACCTTTCTGCAAAGGGAAGTGACCTCCGGGAGGGGAGAATCTCTTACTGCAGGTTGAATGCTTGTCTaaagggaaatgaggaaaagagcgaaagaaaatgaaagggtctagtatttaatttttttttttgcacaggaTGGAAGTTAGCAGAAGAGATGAAGCCGAGGTTTTCGTCAGCCCCAGAGTGGCAGGAAGTCCCTGAAACCTTGAGAGTTAAATGAGCAGGGGACGGTCCCCAGAAGGGTGGAAGAGCTGGGGAGCGGCGGGGCAGCGCGGCCGCTCTCCGGCAGCGGGCAGGGGTGGGcagccccctcagccctgcctccGGCACCCCCGCACCCTCCCCGGCGTGCAGGGAGCACAACCGAACAAACTGGTCTATTGTACTGCAAGACATTTACCAACCCCCAAACCTGTTACAGAACAGCAAACCCGGGCTTCTTTCTTTGGGGAGAAAACTGCGCACACCACACTCACTCACGCACACGCACAAAACATGGCAGGcgggagaggaaggagagaaaaggagggggAGGGCAGCGGGGAGGAAGACTGGAGATAGGTAAGTGCGCCCCAGGGCAGGAGCGTGCCTTTTCAGGCCTCGCCTCCCCCCTTCCAGCGCTATCCCCGCCAGCCTCAGCTGCCAGAGGAGCATCTTTCATCTCGGGGATTCTTCCAGAGGCGCCTTTGGCACATCCACTGCTGTCGCCGTACCCCTCCCGGCCGTGAATTACCACTGCCCGCTAGGATGGGGGTCCCCGTGAGAAGCTGCGCCGCCGCGGGCGCCCCGCGGGCCAGGAGTTCTACTGGAAGAGAGCCCACGCTCCGGGCGAGGGTCCGCGCCGGTGGGCAGCGCTCCGGACATCTCGCCCAAGCCGTGcctccagcactgggcagcGCTAGCGACTGCTCTGACGCgagattttttcccctaaatagtgtagaagcaaaacaaaaacaataaaagtaCCTCTGAAACGTTCCTCCTTCAGTCGAAGCCGCCGCAGGCTTTTAGCAGGAGCGAGGGGAGCTGGGCTCTCATTTTATCCTTTTCTCATATTTAGTGGCTCCCTTTGACGGAAACGTAATTTGTATAATTAGCCGAGCGCACACGGGCGACTGATGGGCTGTGGAGTGTGCAGCTCTCGACGCTAATTGCTCTCGGAATGGATTCAGGGCGGCTTAAGGCGAGAGATTCTCTTTCTGGCATCAGGATGGGCAGCTTTCCCTTCAGCTTAAAGCACTATGGAATAAGATGTGCGTGGTCTTGCCAGAGCCCCTTTCCCGGCGGGGAGAGTGTCCCGCCGCCCCTCGGCCAGCCCGTGGGTACCTGCAAGGGCCAGATCCTGCCCGGACTGGGGGGGCACTGCACGGCACCGGAACAGAATATGAactcccagctcccatcctCTTTCCTCACTTTCTTTCTGCAAGCAAATTagtattatattttttccccgCTTATTAATAGAAGAAGGGGTAATTTGGAAACGTTTCTCTTGGTcgaaataattttattttattcagaatatACAGTTTAATTCCTCTATCTACAATTATTTACAGGGTTAAAATAACATTGAAAAAAGTCTCTGGAAAAGTTGAGGTCATAGATTTCAAGGCACCAATGATAGTGTCCACAGCTGAGCCAAAAAATGTCCGTATTGTATAAAAAAGGGTTTCCTTTGAAATGCAATAAGTTACATGCACAAGCTTTAcacattttaatctttttgattgtttcttttccctttaaaaagtTCCCCATATGCATTCTTTTCGTTATTATTCCTTAACAGTAAAACACAGGAGTCCaaggaacaacaaaaaaaataaaataaaataatagggTCAGGCTCTAATAAATCGTCCCAGAGGCCAGCGCTAACGGGTGCTGTAGGGAGCCGTGGGGTTGGAGGTGGGAGTTGATGGAGTTGGCAGCGGGGTACCAGGAAGTGGAGCTCTCCAGGTAGCTGGATGCAGGGGACGGGTTGGAGTTTGGAGGGTGAGCGTGTGCGTGGGCATGGTGGCTGAGGGAGCGGGACGAGCCCTGAGATTCCCAAACCGCAGGTGACTGTGGAGAGTTGCAGGCCATGGGGTcgctggagctggggctgtgctccggAGGCATCTCCCCGTTTTTCATGATCTTCTTGATCTTGGATCTTTTATTCTGAAACCAGATTTTCACCTGGGAGTGGGGcgggaggagaggagaaaagaggaaagagggagtggggagggaaagCGACACCATTAGTGCCCGCCTtggcaaggggggggggggggggggggggggggggggggggggggggggggggggggggggggggggggggggggggggggggggggggggggggggggggggggggggggggggggggggggggggggggggggggggggggggggggggggggggggggggggggggggggggggggggggggggggggggggggggggggggggggggggggggggggggggggggggggggggggggggggggggggggggggggggggggggggggggggggggggggggggggggggggggggggggggggggggggggggggggggggggggggggggggggggggggggggggggggggggggggggggggggggggggggggggggggggggggggcggtgaGACGGGGGGGGGCGAACCCGCTCCCTCCGCACCGGCCTCGGCCACCCCCggccctcctcctgctcctccgCCTCCCACGCCCGCCCCGGGCATCCTGCCGGGCGCGCAGCGCTGCGCGGGCGGGAGCGCAGGGCGTGCGCGGCCAGCGCGGGCGCTGGGAGGATGGCTGGGGCCCTGCTGGGAAGAGCTCTGTccggcgcgggggggggggggggggggggggggggggggggggggggggggggggggggggggggggggggggggggggggggggggggggggggggggggggggggggggggggggggggggggggggggggggggggggcggtgaGACGGGGGGGGGCGAACCCGCTCCCTCCGCACCGGCCTCGGCCACCCCCggccctcctcctgctcctccgCCTCCCACGCCCGCCCCGGGCATCCTGCCGGGCGCGCAGCGCTGCGCGGGCGGGAGCGCAGGGCGTGCGCGGCCAGCGCGGGCGCTGGGAGGATGGCTGGGGCCCTGCTGGGAAGAGCTCTGTCCGGAGCGGAGCCGGACCCAAGGCATCGACCACTTCCTCTGCACGCCCCCGCCATCCCCCTGCCGCCGCCGCCGTGTCCCCAAGCGCCGCCGCGACCGCACTCGTCCCAGCCAAGCCCCAGCCGCTTGGCTTTACCACGggagtgggttttttccctccctgaccgattttttacttttctttatttttctttctttaattttcttttcctctttctttttccctacaGCAAGTTACAAAGAAGTAAAGCACTAAAACCGCGACGCTTTCTGGTGAAAAACTCTCCCGGCTTCGCAGCCCCGACacggctggggggggggggggggggggggggggggggggggggggggggggggggggggggggggggggggggggggggggggggggggggggggggggggggggggccccgaCACGGCTGGTCTCCCCCTCCCAGTCTCCTCCCCCGCCCCTCCAGCACAGGGGGAAGGAAACTTTCTTCAACACCGCGAACCTGAGTTTGAGACGCGCAACAAGGCTCGGctattttctccctcttcctgcgaggggaaggaggagggaggtaGCCGTGGAGGCCCGGGGCAGCTGACAGAAGCGCTAAAGCACTAGTCCTACGACTTCTAGTTTAGATCATGCGGGCTGGTCAAAAGAAGTAGACCAGTAAACCGGTTCtccacttttttcccttcctattttctttttttttctttctttttttttttttaattttttttttaattattatttatttatttacttttttgtttcccttctggTTCAGGGAAAGCCGCATCCCCTTGGTCCGTGGGTCAGGACCAGTCCCCAGCTCCCCCGGTCGCCCCAAAGCCGCGGGAGCTCCCCGCACACCCCCGGCCCTCACCTGGCTGGCTGGCGGAGCTCtggaccgggggggggggggggggggggggggggggggggcggagctCTGGACCCGGTTGTAAGCCCCGCTGTACTGGTGGTAGGGGCTGGCGTAGCTGTAGTCTGCATAGGCTTTGGCAGGATAGTTCCCGGCAGATCCGTTCATGCCGTGGTACTGATACTGGTAGGGGTTGAGCGCTTTGCCGTAGGAAGCCGAGGTAGGCGAGCAGTAGCCGTGCGGGGCTCACCCCCCAGCGCTTTGCCGTAGGAAGCCGAGGTAGGCGAGCAGTAGCCGTGCGGGGCTCCCCCCGCCGGGCTGTAGTAGTCGGAATCCGTAGCAGAGGACTCGGGTAAAGTGGGAGATTCCTGGGACGGGTGGTGCATGGCTGCAGCCGTCTGGAAAGGAGCTTGGAAGTCGCCGGATCGGATGTTGGGGACCCTTCTGTCAAATACTCCTGTCATAGCTCGGAGCCTCGGCGGGCTGGGGCTGGCGGCGGGGCTGCTCGGCTCTAAGCAGACATGTCTGGGGGAGGAGGCTGCGGCGCGGTGTCTGTCTCCGGCAGACTGCTGGCTGGGGCGCAGCATAGGCTTGGTTAAATCCTTAATTGCGCTCTTACGCACAGCAGGGTGGATCGGGTTCCATTGGCCAGAGCAATCGGGAGCAGCGACACCCTAACTCGTCCAACTAGTTTAGCACAACAAAGCTTcggctggaaaaaaaaagaaaaaaaaagaaaaaaaagaaaaaaaagaaaaaaaaaaaaaaaaagaaaaaaaagaaaaaaaagaaaaaaaaagaaaagagggaaaaaaaaaagaagaaaaaaagtcccATTCAACCTCTTTTTAAAGTGAATACCAACAGCAATCTCCGAGTCGGAGCGCCGCGATTGGGAGATTTCCGGCTccccccacccctgcagccGGCGAGGGGGCTCGGCCAGCCCCCCGCCCTCGGCCCGGTGCCCCCGCACCTCCACCCGCAGCgcccggggcagggctgcagccacgCCGCTCGCATTTGCAGTCCGGTCCCCCTTGGCTACGTTGATGGCTTGGGAGCGCCGCACCGGGCGCTCCTGGTTCCCAAGTCGATTTCTGATCTGCTGACGATACCCATTAAAGTCTGACCGTGCTGTTTCCCTCGGACCGTCCTCCTTCTCCGGGGAAACGTCCGGGACCTCCGAGCTAAATACAGCTATCCCTATTACCCCATAGTACCTTGAATTTTAGTTACAtcatttcctgcatttccaagACCCTAGCACGGCCCGCAGCCAGCAGGAGACTCCCGGCGTAATGCCCTGCAGTGGAGGTGTGCGGGAGCTGCTAGTGGCACCATACGGCCTAGGGGCACCCACCCCCTTCAGGATTTCGTGAAAGGCGACCTGCCCGTGGCACGATGCCGGTGGCTAGAGAGCCCCTGACTCTCTCGCCAGCCCTGGTGCCCCTCCAGGTGCGCTTGTGCCCGCTCGGCCCCACGAGTGTGCGCTCCTCATCCTCTCGGGACGATGCTCACCGTCTGGTCCACCTCCGGCCCAGGGTCAGAAGCCCCTCAGCAAGGGAGCTCAAATCACCCTCATGCGTGGGCAGGACCACTGCGAGGCCGTCGTGGGGCTTCTCCACTTGGAGGCTGTCCCAAGAGCCCGCTTTCCGGGTGCCAGCCCCATGGAAGGGAGCAGCGCTGTGCGGGGTACCCTCCCCGCAGCACTCCGGCCAGCAGCACCCTCCTTCACCTGCACCCGTTTTCTCTCGCCCATCTACGCACCCAGGTCCCGGGCAACGCGCTCTGTGTCTGGGCCGGGGCGAGCCACGGGCTGGTGATGCCCGTCCCTGCTGATTTTACAGCAGtgttgcaaagaaaaaaaaaggatcaaatTTTACTAGACactaaggaaaacaaataaaaggcTGTTTTCAGTGACCTGGAGTTGTagatttttctgaagttgtttACTCTCCAGATTTAGCCTGTTTGCTCACCGAAGATCTCCCAGCCAGCTGAGTAACACTTGTAACACAACCGTGCATGTTGTACTTGAACTTATTGTTTGCTTTGGAAATGTCCACAGCTCATATAAAATCACATTAAACAAATCCCTAAGCATTTCATTACATGAATCACTTACTTAAATCCATTGGAAATATCTCTCTcccctctatttttttcttaatttttattttttatttgtaaagagAGGAACTGGAGAGGGATATATGTTTACGACTGGGGAAAGGGAGAGTAAGTTTATTAAAGCTCCCAGTTTGCATCCAGTTGGAAGGGACGGTAGAGGTTTTAAGCAGACGaagagggggagagggggaggaaagCCCATTCGTGTAATAAATTCCAGGGCACTGCACTTCAACACGTCCAGGCAGGAAGGTGCCGTTTTAGGGGAGAGAACGGGAGAGGAGCTGGGCGCCGATCTCGCACCCAGCCCCGGCAGCTCTGGAGCCGCGGCGGGTCCCGGCCAAGGCGTCCCGACAGGCTTCTTGTACAGCTCACCGGGGAAATCTGGatctctgcagcagggaaagtttcctcttgttttattcagcagcagggcaggaaaaaaaaaaaaaaaaaagcttgaaaaaaaaaaaaaaaaagcttcgatattaagaagaaaaaaaaaaaagcagaagccCAACAGATCCAACCGCAAACCCCCCAAgtcgattttttttttttctgaaggcatCCGCCGCCGTTGCAGTCCGTGAGAGGATTACCGGGCTGAAGGCACACAAATCCGCCTGTTTGAGGGTTTCCTGCCCCCCGTCCTTCCCAGCCCGAACCcgattttcttgcctttctgctGTTTCCCCCCAGCGGTTTTTATTTAACACATCCGGTGGGAGCGGGCGGTTCGGAGGGAGCCGGAGtctgttttccatttcacaaTATGGTCATTGTTTACCGGCACATGCCCGCCGCGTCGCCTGAGCGGCTGCCCGGGGCCCCCGCGGCCCGGccgggcccggggggggggggggggggggggggggggggggggggggggggggggggggggggggggggggggggggggggggggggggggggggggggggggggggggggggggggggggggggggggggggggggggggggggggggggggggggggggggggggggggggggggggggggggggggggggggggggggggggggggggggggggggggggggggggggggggggggggggggggggggggggggggggggggggggggggggggggggggggggggggggggggggggggggggggggggggggggggggggggggggggggggggggggggggggggggggggggggggggggggggggggggggggggggggggggggggggggggggggggggggggggggggggggggggggggggggggggggggggggggggggggggggggggggggggggggggggggggggggggggggggggggggggggggggggggggggggggggggggggggggggggggggggggggggggggggggggggggggggggggggggggggggggggggggggggggggggggggggggggggggggggggggggggggggggggggggggggggggggggggggggggggggggggggggggggggggggggggggggggggggggggggggggggggggggggggggggggggggggggggggggggggggggggtccgcCCGCGCTCGCGCGGGGCTCTCCGTCCCCTCTCGCTCCGCGGCGCTTTGTTTCCAGCCAACGAGAGAAATATTTCGGATGAGCCTCTCAGACTTTTGGATAAAATCTTGCAATTGTTCGCAGAAAATCTTTCACTTTCTGGATAAAATATTCTCTCTTGGGCACCGAGTTTTTGCTGGGAAACTTTATTTGCATGGAAATTGCTGGCaaagaatgaaaggaaattttttcccttccttagaaaaaaaaaaaaaaagcccccaaacaGCCCTCCGCAGTGGAAACACGGATTAACTCTTGTTTTACAGCATCAGAAAATGGTGATTGCCATTCAACAACTGAGGACTTTCCTCGTGTTAGGCTTAGGACTTGTTTACCTAGGGGACTGTTTTCAGAATGAAGAGGCAAAGGGGCTGAAACTCCTTGTATTCTCacaaaaggccaaaaaaaatttctgctgcaaagTAAAAACTCTTGTACTTTTCAGTATGGTCAAAAGCTGTTGGGGATCCAGTGGAGAGGGCTACTGAAACTGCTCAGAAGGATGCTCACAAGACAgtgagaaagaga
It includes:
- the DLX5 gene encoding homeobox protein DLX-5 — its product is MLRPSQQSAGDRHRAAASSPRHVCLEPSSPAASPSPPRLRAMTGVFDRRVPNIRSGDFQAPFQTAAAMHHPSQESPTLPESSATDSDYYSPAGGAPHGYCSPTSASYGKALGALNPYQYQYHGMNGSAGNYPAKAYADYSYASPYHQYSGAYNRVQSSFLFSPLLPPHSQVKIWFQNKRSKIKKIMKNGEMPPEHSPSSSDPMACNSPQSPAVWESQGSSRSLSHHAHAHAHPPNSNPSPASSYLESSTSWYPAANSINSHLQPHGSLQHPLALASGTIY